GTTCTTCAACGCGATGGTTTTTTGTAATGCGCGTATTGCAGCCACAATACGTACAGAGGCTTTCACAAAAAGGAAGGTGTATATATAAGCTGATACCTTTTTCTTTCGACTGCTGGAAAGTTTGGTAGACTTGATTAGTCCAAGCCGCCCGAGAAAATGCTTCATTATCCCAAAAGGGAACAGTAGGATAGCTTGTATAGCGCGGTGCGGCAACATTATATTTTTGCACCAATTCTTCCATTGTAACCTGCGATGTAATCATTTTATTTTATTTTTTTAGCACAGTCGTTTAGACAACAACAGGCTTTACCAACACATTTTTCTAATCCCCATAAGTTGAGATTCCGGACGGTCTGCTCTGCCAGTCCTTTTGGACTCTGATCTTCAAATGGTGCATTGGCAATCTGAATATTCAGATCTCCAGCCTTTACCAGATCGATATGAGCAGTATCCTTACTGCGGGTCATAATCTTATTGATCCCTAACCCTTTTAAATTAAGTAGCATGCTCTCGTCCAAAATATCGCTCACGGAAATAACTACCGCATCTTTTCCACGCGCATAATTCTGTGTCTCCGCATTTAATCCATTTGAAATCAAAGTCAAATCATGTTGTTTGGCATTTGCCAATGCCCAAAACTCTTTTTCAAATGACCTTACATTATATACTACTACTTTCATTCTGATTCTACAATCACCAATTAAGGTTTATCCTAAGAACAAAAGTAAATCATGCATATGGGCAAAAAGATGATATAGCACCACACCTTAAAATGATATTTATCACAATTCACAAAAACTTGCATGATTTCGCTAACACCAACAGCTGTAAAAGTCAACCGAAAGCTATTATCTGGCCAGTAATCGCGTACAACACGGTCAGTGAAACCAAACTAGTTCAATAAAACGTCAAAGCGAGCTCGCATTGTTACTTTAATGAAAAGACACAAATCAGTAAACATAGACTATCAGAAAAAAGGCGTGTTCAGAAAAACTGAACACGCCTTTTTTTATGTTGATTTTTAAATCTTCGCTACTGATCACTACTGCTTCACATCCCGCAGGTTCTTGATAGAATTGATGTATATTTTTCCTTTTTCTTTCGAAATCAGTTTTTCTTCTTTAAAGTCGGAGAGCATACGGGAAACAGTTTCATTGGCTGTACCTGCAATTGAAGCTAGGCCGTCTCGTGTCACATCAATTGAGCATGCATCAGCCTCATTGATATTGACTCCACTTTTTTCAGCAACGCTAATCAAGGCATTGGCGACACGCTTACGGACAGAATGATAGGCAAAACCCAGCAATTGCTCTTCTTTTTCACGTAAGTCGACAGAAAGGAGCTTAATAAATTTACTGGCTATTGCAGGTTTTTTCCATAACAGCTCCAAAAAACTGTCCTTTGGAATCAACACAATTTCACTTTGTTCAACAGCTTCGGCGTAGTCTTCATAATTATCATTCAACAAAATCGAAGCATAACCAAAGTAATTGCCTTCAATAAAAATACCTGTAGACAGCTCACGTCCATCTTTATAGGACTTAAAGCTGCGCACCTGACCAGATTTCACAAAATAGACGTACGTTGGCGAATCATCTTTTTCATAAATAGACTGTTTTTTCTTCACTGTTTTCACCCGTGAATTGGCAATTAGCTCTTTTAGCAACAATACCTGCTCTTCGGCGCTCAAACTCAAATCTTCTTCCTGAGGAATATCTGCTGCAAGCTGCTCATGTCTTTTGAGGCGAACATCTATTGCATTCATCAATTCGACATCATCAAAAGGTTTCGTCAAATAATCATCCGCCCCCATTTCCATCGCTTTGCGCATATCTGCGCGTTCCGCTTTGGCAGTCAGAAAAATGAACGGAATTTTGGTTGTACTTTCAATTTTGCTCAACATAAATAAGACCCCGTAACCATCCAATTCAGGCATCATGATATCACAGAGAATCAAATCAGGAATATGTCTTGTCGCCAGGTCGACTCCAACACGTCCATTTTCGGCAGTAATGACATCATACATTCCTGTCAACTCCAATATTTCGGTAGTCCCCTCTCGGATATCAATATTATCTTCAATAATTAGAATTGTCTTTTTATTTCTCATCTGCAATTATTTATTCTGTCCTTTTTATGTTTTAGACCCTTTTATGCTTTGCCTCTATTTATCAACAACGCTCTCCTTGAAGCGCACGCGGAATGAAGTTCCTTTGTGTACTTCCGATTCAAATTCCATCTGCCCCGCCATCAATTCGATGTATCGTTTTACAATATTCAAACCTAATCCTGTACCAGGGATATTACCTGTATTATGTGCTCTAAAAAAAGGCTCAAACAAATGTACCTGATCTTCCTCGGGTATACCAATACCATTGTCTTTCACGGATATTAAGCAGCCTTCGTCGTCGATACAGGTTGTGAATTCGATCAAGGTATCTTCTCCGGAATATTTGATCGCGTTGGAGATTAAGTTGACCAAAGCATTTTTCAACAAATTTGGATCTAGGGTGAAATGCCCAATTTCTCCGGTATGTTGGTATACAATATGCTGATTTTTCTTACAGATCAATTGCATTTCTTCGGTGATCTCTTCTGCCAGCTCAACGAGATTGATGTATTGCTTATTCATCACAACAATACCCGCTTCTAATTTTTCAAGTGACAGAAAGTCGTT
The DNA window shown above is from Sphingobacterium thalpophilum and carries:
- a CDS encoding lactate dehydrogenase, with the protein product MKVVVYNVRSFEKEFWALANAKQHDLTLISNGLNAETQNYARGKDAVVISVSDILDESMLLNLKGLGINKIMTRSKDTAHIDLVKAGDLNIQIANAPFEDQSPKGLAEQTVRNLNLWGLEKCVGKACCCLNDCAKKIK
- a CDS encoding response regulator — translated: MRNKKTILIIEDNIDIREGTTEILELTGMYDVITAENGRVGVDLATRHIPDLILCDIMMPELDGYGVLFMLSKIESTTKIPFIFLTAKAERADMRKAMEMGADDYLTKPFDDVELMNAIDVRLKRHEQLAADIPQEEDLSLSAEEQVLLLKELIANSRVKTVKKKQSIYEKDDSPTYVYFVKSGQVRSFKSYKDGRELSTGIFIEGNYFGYASILLNDNYEDYAEAVEQSEIVLIPKDSFLELLWKKPAIASKFIKLLSVDLREKEEQLLGFAYHSVRKRVANALISVAEKSGVNINEADACSIDVTRDGLASIAGTANETVSRMLSDFKEEKLISKEKGKIYINSIKNLRDVKQ